One genomic window of Candidatus Nitrosopumilus sediminis includes the following:
- a CDS encoding tyrosinase family protein, whose product MGERKNQSELSSQEKQDFVDAVLALKSSGKYDQFVQMHVDAMANPTPSTGSPMMRNSAHRGPAFLPWHREYLRLFEIELQKINPSVNLPYWDWTVDNNLNSSIFSDNFMGGNGNPSNGNRVETGPFAFDNNWELTIDGPALRRTIGSSISSLPTSVQVDDCLSIATYDSAPWDATSDPATSFRNRLEGWLGTGNIHNRVHVWIGGSMTLGSSPNDPLFFLHHCFIDKIWAEWQQKPQSSGYLPTGGTNTGHNLHDQMFPWSAGTTPESVLDISKLGYTYDTMSGGTTHSVNLTESIDVSDDANVEKKPHSSTSKPAPSTSKCFIATAAYGSELEPPVQFLREFRDDVVLQSRFQKSFSRMLDGYYKFSPPIADQMRKHDSLKYLIKYSVVWPFVAITGACALVLQKLGLSK is encoded by the coding sequence ATGGGAGAAAGAAAGAATCAGTCTGAACTATCGTCGCAAGAAAAACAAGACTTTGTTGATGCCGTTCTTGCGCTAAAGAGTTCTGGCAAGTATGATCAGTTTGTGCAGATGCATGTTGATGCAATGGCAAACCCGACACCGTCAACTGGCAGTCCAATGATGAGAAACTCTGCACACAGGGGACCTGCATTTCTTCCATGGCACAGGGAATATCTTCGGCTATTTGAGATAGAACTTCAAAAGATAAATCCGTCAGTTAATCTTCCGTACTGGGACTGGACAGTAGATAACAACCTCAACTCGTCAATCTTTTCTGATAATTTTATGGGAGGAAATGGCAATCCCTCAAACGGAAATCGCGTAGAGACTGGGCCGTTTGCATTTGATAACAACTGGGAGCTGACAATTGACGGGCCTGCGCTGCGAAGAACAATAGGTAGCAGCATATCCTCACTTCCGACTTCTGTTCAGGTGGATGATTGTCTTTCAATTGCAACCTATGATTCTGCACCATGGGATGCAACAAGTGATCCTGCAACAAGCTTTAGAAACAGACTGGAGGGATGGCTTGGGACTGGCAACATACACAACCGTGTCCATGTCTGGATTGGAGGATCCATGACGCTTGGCTCATCGCCTAATGATCCACTGTTTTTTCTTCATCACTGTTTTATTGACAAGATTTGGGCCGAGTGGCAGCAAAAGCCACAATCTTCAGGATATCTTCCTACGGGCGGAACAAACACGGGACACAACCTTCATGATCAAATGTTTCCGTGGAGTGCTGGAACTACACCAGAAAGCGTATTGGATATTTCTAAACTGGGATATACGTATGATACCATGTCAGGTGGAACGACTCATAGTGTCAACCTTACCGAATCCATCGATGTGTCCGATGATGCAAACGTAGAAAAAAAGCCACATTCTAGCACAAGCAAACCTGCCCCTTCTACTAGTAAGTGTTTTATTGCAACTGCTGCATACGGCTCAGAACTTGAACCTCCCGTCCAGTTTCTACGTGAGTTTCGTGATGATGTGGTGCTACAGTCGCGTTTCCAAAAATCGTTTTCAAGGATGCTAGATGGATACTACAAATTCAGTCCGCCAATTGCTGATCAGATGCGAAAACACGACTCACTAAAGTATCTCATAAAATACTCTGTCGTGTGGCCATTTGTTGCAATAACTGGTGCATGTGCATTGGTACTGCAAAAGCTTGGGCTTTCAAAATAG
- a CDS encoding zinc-dependent metalloprotease family protein encodes MPKIKLSYNIILLAMVSLFFVFGTDSVYAQSSYPQIIFMNQLEPEDPIVENSIFISHGLHIRILTDSNFSDDTLQVDIESIVGNNIRAKFTPKLTFERIPNTNWFDLPTTYVYFNQTETDNDKPALFAEIGDTIKVSYGGVENTVKVIDDEIGEIPYIDPDINPYYAFPQCSDEQKDPDGLCTSWKKNNGLEITYTNSESTGVFFWPCSDLDSDPLNNCPTVGGKDIYVEIDYMIGHEPDVTALENIAEAFSKQGITLHVNIDDRIPYHSDTMSPPSEGGIIDLSSPLMPDFDKLKKSYFGTTDERNNASSDAELQNILTAKRMAVHYVIYGHSIPSGSSGMAEIPGNDFLITLGNWAGGVGSSDDQAGTFMHELGHNLGLFHGGHDDVNCKPNYLSVMSWSRQFSDFFTTTRTLDYSSEYLISSTTYPVDVIDESNLDELFGLTSMQSDKPIEFVYSDDIGNIKRGFSGYWTGPDITENNFLKLRS; translated from the coding sequence TTGCCTAAAATAAAATTATCTTATAATATTATTTTACTTGCAATGGTGAGTTTATTTTTTGTTTTTGGAACTGATTCAGTTTATGCACAATCTTCATACCCTCAAATTATTTTTATGAATCAGCTTGAACCCGAAGATCCTATTGTTGAAAATTCTATTTTCATATCCCATGGATTACATATACGAATTTTAACGGATTCAAATTTTTCTGATGATACACTCCAAGTTGACATAGAATCAATTGTTGGTAATAACATCAGAGCAAAGTTTACTCCTAAACTAACGTTTGAACGAATACCTAATACCAATTGGTTTGATCTACCTACTACCTATGTTTACTTTAACCAAACTGAGACTGATAATGACAAACCTGCATTATTTGCAGAGATTGGTGATACAATCAAGGTAAGTTATGGAGGTGTTGAAAATACTGTCAAGGTAATTGACGATGAAATAGGAGAAATACCTTACATAGATCCTGACATTAATCCCTACTATGCTTTTCCACAATGTTCCGATGAACAAAAGGACCCTGATGGATTATGTACATCATGGAAAAAAAATAACGGATTGGAAATAACATATACAAATTCTGAATCTACTGGTGTGTTTTTTTGGCCCTGCTCTGATCTTGACTCTGATCCTCTAAATAATTGCCCAACCGTCGGAGGCAAAGATATCTACGTTGAGATTGATTACATGATAGGTCATGAACCTGATGTTACTGCATTAGAAAATATTGCTGAGGCCTTCTCCAAACAAGGAATAACACTACACGTCAATATTGATGATAGAATTCCATATCATAGTGATACGATGTCTCCTCCCTCCGAAGGTGGAATCATTGATCTTTCAAGCCCATTAATGCCTGACTTTGACAAACTAAAAAAATCATATTTTGGAACTACTGATGAACGCAACAATGCTTCTAGTGATGCAGAACTTCAAAATATTCTGACTGCAAAAAGAATGGCAGTTCATTATGTTATTTATGGTCATTCTATTCCTAGCGGTTCTTCTGGAATGGCAGAGATTCCTGGAAATGACTTTTTGATAACTCTTGGAAACTGGGCTGGAGGAGTTGGTTCTTCTGATGATCAGGCAGGAACATTCATGCATGAACTAGGACACAACCTTGGATTGTTTCATGGTGGACATGATGATGTAAACTGCAAGCCAAACTATCTTAGTGTCATGAGTTGGTCAAGACAGTTTTCAGATTTCTTTACTACCACCAGAACACTTGACTATTCATCTGAGTATTTGATATCTTCTACTACGTATCCTGTGGATGTTATTGATGAATCTAATCTTGATGAGCTTTTCGGACTTACTTCCATGCAATCAGATAAACCAATAGAGT
- a CDS encoding helix-turn-helix transcriptional regulator: MARILTKCLETDMSSLCMVDVSEIVSAELFEMASEQRIAILMQLQKEQTSLSGMAKKLNATAPEIHRNISRLLKMEAIKKETDGSYCLTTKGKLVCNIFPQLQFITKSQTYFKDHTLDELPKKFQSRIGELSSGKEIKGYVKVMETCKDIYANAQKYICNILSEVPYTEDITRPLVTGLKNGITVSTIFSESVVVPSDRKKIFKNKGFKKFVDDGKVKRKMVKDVKIVLVLNEKEAGVVFPKDGEADMSKMFYGDSPEFLEWCHDYFIHCWNSASSFQESKIR, from the coding sequence TTGGCCAGAATCCTAACAAAATGTTTAGAAACAGACATGTCTAGTCTGTGTATGGTAGATGTATCAGAGATTGTCTCAGCTGAGTTATTTGAGATGGCAAGCGAGCAAAGAATAGCAATACTGATGCAGCTGCAAAAAGAGCAGACTTCGCTATCAGGGATGGCAAAAAAGCTAAATGCCACGGCACCTGAGATTCACAGAAACATTTCCCGTCTATTAAAGATGGAGGCGATAAAAAAAGAAACCGATGGAAGTTATTGCCTTACAACAAAAGGCAAACTAGTATGCAACATCTTCCCCCAATTACAATTCATTACAAAGAGCCAGACCTACTTTAAGGACCATACTCTAGACGAACTGCCAAAAAAATTTCAAAGTAGAATAGGCGAGTTGTCAAGTGGAAAAGAGATCAAAGGATACGTAAAGGTCATGGAGACATGCAAAGACATCTATGCCAATGCACAAAAATACATCTGCAACATATTATCTGAAGTTCCATACACGGAAGACATAACAAGGCCACTAGTAACAGGACTAAAAAATGGAATTACAGTATCTACCATATTTTCTGAATCAGTAGTAGTTCCAAGCGATAGAAAGAAGATATTCAAGAACAAGGGATTCAAAAAATTCGTAGATGATGGGAAGGTAAAACGCAAAATGGTAAAGGATGTAAAAATAGTCCTGGTACTAAATGAAAAAGAGGCAGGAGTTGTCTTTCCAAAGGACGGAGAGGCAGACATGTCAAAAATGTTTTACGGCGACTCTCCAGAGTTTTTGGAGTGGTGTCATGACTATTTTATTCACTGCTGGAATAGTGCATCTAGTTTTCAGGAAAGCAAGATACGGTAA